In one Thunnus maccoyii chromosome 12, fThuMac1.1, whole genome shotgun sequence genomic region, the following are encoded:
- the LOC121908385 gene encoding stonustoxin subunit alpha-like — translation MDFEHNKTISVAALGRPFNIGMLYDCRNDSLVPGISLWDHNDLLEHIGERPHFHNDFEVVTSESTEGKSSALNVDASLKASFMTGLVEVEGSAKYLKNHKTSKNQVRVTLKYEATTKFQELSMNHLGRGNVKHQYVFDKGVATHVVTAILYGAQAFFVFDREVSKEEDLQDIQGKLKLTIKKIPSLSIEGEGNLHMEDKDSTSMEKFTCKFHGDFFLEKNPMSFQDAVQVYQSLPKLLDANRENVVPLKVWLLPLTCLNSGATQLVRQISAPLVRRTLNLLEDMSELEMRCNDALKSTIAQQFPEVGKNLKMFKELCFDFKMEFQRDLAKKLPSIRGGEEDEDALSEILRKSQSSLFKNTNLNKWMDCKAKEIYNFMSFTNMMKNTKIVPSENDLYKEIVGAEHAVCFVFTLLGSAEPYLSALSNNPDYTQQPQTENAEKEWFFSRGDEVMDDEVRRKAKLFSDFAEANKEDNTIKFLTVGLPNEAQKGPRIYLYKEGFPVNEDFEPPSKPEVETPSEITQDSVTLKISPPKYGAENIISYSVEYCGIIKHLMTVQLKLDSNQMATVVSAYAPTLDSQKDINEAFFASLDNILSDIPKQDHN, via the exons ATGGACTTTGAACACAACAAGACGATAAGTGTTGCTGCGCTTGGACGGCCTTTTAACATTGGGATGCTGTATGACTGCCGCAATGACTCACTCGTCCCTG GCATATCATTGTGGGACCACAATGATCTGTTAGAACATATAGGAGAAAGACCTCACTTCCACAATGACTTTGAGGTAGTTACATCTGAATCAACTGAGGGCAAATCTTCAGCACTTAATGTTGATGCATCCCTGAAGGCAAGTTTCATGACTGGACTGGTAGAGGTTGAAGGATCTGCCAAATACCTGAAGAATCATAAGACATCCAAAAATCAAGTCAGAGTAACACTGAAGTATGAAGCTACCACAAAGTTCCAGGAACTTTCGATGAATCATCTTGGAAGAGGCAATGTGAAGCATCAATATGTCTTTGATAAAGGAGTAGCAACACATGTAGTCACAGCTATCCTTTATGGGGCACAAGCCTTCTTTGTCTTCGACCGTGAGGTGTCTAAAGAGGAGGATCTTCAAGACATTCAAGGCAAATTGAAGTTGACAATCAAGAAGATTCCCAGCCTTTCGATAGAAGGTGAAGGGAACCTACATATGGAAGACAAGGACAGTACAAGTATGGAGAAATTCACCTGCAAATTCCATGGAGACTTTTTCCTTGAGAAAAACCCAATGTCTTTTCAGGATGCAGTACAAGTCTATCAAAGCCTGCCAAAACTTCTGGATGCAAATAGAGAAAATGTTGTACCACTGAAGGTCTGGCTGTTGCCATTGACATGCCTAAATTCAGGTGCTACTCAGCTAGTACGACAGATAAGTGCACCGTTAGTACGCAGAACGCTGAATCTCTTAGAGGACATGTCTGAGCTGGAAATGAGGTGCAATGATGCACTGAAAAGCACAATTGCACAGCAGTTCCCAGAGGTTGgcaaaaatcttaaaatgtttaaagaacTTTGCTTTGATTTCAAGATGGAATTCCAACGAGACTTGGCAAAGAAACTTCCATCAATccggggaggagaggaagatgaggatgcGCTCTCAGAGATCCTGAGAAAAAGTCAATCTTCTctcttcaaaaacacaaacctgaACAAGTGGATGGATTGTAAAGCGAAAGAAATCTACAACTTCATGTCTTTCACcaacatgatgaaaaacaccAAGATCGTTCCATCTGAAAATGACCTGTATAAGGAAATTGTCGGTGCAGaacatgctgtgtgttttgtgttcacCTTATTGGGAAGTGCTGAACCGTACCTCTCAGCTTTGTCAAACAACCCAGATTATACTCAACAACCACAAACTGAAAACGCAGAAAAGGAATGGTTCTTTTCAAGAGGTGATGAAGTGATGGATGATGAAGTGAGGCGTAAAGCAAAGCTCTTCAGTGATTTTGCAGAAGCCAACAAGGAGGACAACACCATTAAGTTCCTAACAGTGGGTTTACCAAATGAGGCACAGAAAGGTCCACGCATCTACCTTTATAAAGAAGGTTTTCCTGTCAATGAGGACTTTGAGCCACCGTCAAAGCCTGAAGTAGAAACACCAAGTGAAATAACTCAGGACAGCGTGACACTGAAAATTTCTCCACCCAAATATGGAGCAGAGAACATCATCTCATACTCTGTTGAGTACTGT GGGATCATCAAACACCTAATGACTGTTCAGCTAAAGTTGGACAGCAACCAGATGGCCACTGTTGTGAGTGCATATGCTCCCACTCTGGACTCACAAAAGGACATCAACGAAGCATTCTTCGCCAGTCTAGACAACATCCTGTCAGACATCCCAAAACAAGACCACAACTAG
- the LOC121908068 gene encoding uncharacterized protein LOC121908068, with amino-acid sequence MDPAASRTMELAALGRPFSLGMLYDCRQDSLIPGMTLWDCDDLEKDTRERPKPNSDFEIVASESIEDKSSALKVEASLKASFLGGLVEVEGSAKYLNDHKQSKNQARVTLNYKTTTKFQELSMNHLGRGNVKHPDVFDKGIATHVVTGILYGAQAFFVFDREMSEQENHQDIQGNLKVMIKKIPCLAIEGEGSLKMEDKDIANVEKFSCKFHGDFLLEKTPTSFQDAIQVYQSLPKLLGANGEKAVPVKVWLLPLVSLDSSAAQLVRQISIRLVQESQSVLEDFTELEMRCNDAMRTPTAQQFPQIGKKLKTFKEFCSEFKLEFQRTLAKKLPSIRGGGEEEAVLAEILKKRHSSPFNSKNLHEWMDCKEREICILKSYTKMMKNTKIIPSKNVLHEEIFSEKHAVCFVFTSLGSAEPYLSALSNYLKETPKPDNPQDPHCHDIERTQWYLSNKVLDAMTHKAKAFSDFAEANKDNENIKFLTVGLTNETQKGSSIYLYKGGHSVSENFELPSKPETVTAGDVTHNSVTLKICPPRFGSENVTSYSVEYCVSGEDGWQQKPAPKAEEVTVSGLTPNTEYMFKCRAVTSVGVGPASEVSSPIKTLPCSPPGKPQVETNSSEVSVSWEKPAEIGQDVHILSYIVEYAQTDKGVKDEDVRWNHIMSGAERVIISGLQSETEYAVRVRCDCGVAGRSKESITVNVCTAKREFARLAEFLKHISKSTNSESNSLYKLPLKEEDIDIDGCRRYNFGKESMRQNRTIMLLGATGSGKSTLINGMINYVVGVEWKDNFRFKLIDEDQSKSQAESQTSEVTVYKINHQEGFKTPFSLTIVDTPGFGDTRGVRRDKEITEQIRRLFTSVNGVSEIDAVCFVTQASLARLTATQRYVFDSVLSIFGKDVAENIQMLVTFADGKQPPVLEAINVSGVPCPKNDIGLPVHFKFNNSALFADNGCISERAHDEDSDEDDDKFDEMFWNMGAKSMEKFFTALGKMTTKSLLMTQEVLKERKHLETAVEGLQPQVKAGLAKLEEIKTTKEKIKEHETVMTSNKNFEIEVDIIKPVKIQLTKKGEFITNCQKCSVTCHYPCAIANDNQKRDCTAMDGAGMCTVCPGKCIWSVHFNQTYKWDYVKVKEKQTLQELKEKYEKATKEKLTIQDLIERQEEEIVRLQERIVTLMDQSSQCITRLQEIALRPNPLTTPEYIDMLIEGEKSEAKEGYQARIQSLEAMKDRAKIISKVAKRDTLTKTEEELSEEKQERKEKKSLLKKFANYLGF; translated from the exons ATGGATCCTGCAGCCAGCAGAACGATGGAGTTGGCGGCGCTCGGCCGGCCTTTCAGCCTCGGGATGCTGTACGACTGCCGCCAAGACTCACTCATCCCTG GCATGACACTATGGGACTGTGATGACCTGGAAAAAGATACGAGAGAAAGACCAAAACCTAACAGTGACTTTGAGATTGTTGCATCTGAATCAATTGAGGATAAATCTTCAGCGCTAAAAGTTGAAGCATCTCTAAAAGCAAGTTTCTTGGGTGGACTGGTAGAGGTTGAAGGATCAGCTAAATACCTTAATGATCATAAGCAATCCAAAAATCAGGCCAGAGTAACACTGAACTACAAAACTACCACAAAGTTCCAGGAACTGTCAATGAATCATCTTGGAAGAGGCAATGTCAAGCATCCGGATGTCTTTGATAAAGGAATAGCAACACACGTCGTCACAGGTATCCTTTATGGGGCACAAGCCTTCTTTGTCTTTGACCGTGAGATGTCTGAACAGGAAAATCACCAAGACATTCAGGGCAACTTGAAGGTGATGATCAAGAAAATCCCTTGCCTCGCAATAGAAGGGGAAGGTTCCTTGAAAATGGAAGACAAGGACATAGCGAATGTTGAGAAATTCTCCTGCAAATTCCATGGAGACTTTTTACTGGAGAAAACTCCAACATCCTTTCAAGATGCCATACAAGTCTACCAAAGCCTGCCAAAATTGCTGGGGGCCAATGGAGAAAAAGCTGTACCAGTGAAAGTCTGGCTGTTGCCACTGGTAAGTTTAGATTCTTCTGCTGCACAACTTGTACGTCAGATAAGTATAAGATTAGTGCAGGAATCCCAGAGTGTCCTTGAGGACTTCACTGAGCTGGAAATGAGGTGCAATGACGCAATGAGAACCCCCACTGCACAGCAGTTCCCACAGATTGGtaaaaaactcaaaacttttAAAGAATTTTGCTCTGAGTTCAAGCTTGAATTCCAACGAACTTTGGCAAAGAAACTTCCGTCAATccggggaggaggggaagaggaggcTGTGCTCGCAGAGATCCTGAAGAAGAGACATTCTTCTCCTTTCAACAGCAAAAACCTCCATGAGTGGATGGActgtaaagagagagaaatctgCATCTTAAAATCTTACaccaaaatgatgaaaaacaccaaGATCATCCCATCAAAAAATGTGCTTCATGAGGAAATTTTCAGTGAAAAgcatgctgtgtgttttgttttcacctcaCTGGGAAGTGCTGAGCCGTATCTCTCAGCTTTATCAAACTACTTAAAAGAAACACCCAAACCAGACAACCCCCAAGATCCACATTGTCATGACATAGAGAGGACACAATGGTACCTTTCAAACAAAGTACTTGATGCAATGACACATAAAGCAAAGGCATTCAGTGATTTTGCAGAGGCCAACAAGGACAATGAGAACATAAAGTTCCTGACAGTAGGTTTAACAAATGAGACGCAGAAAGGTTCAAGCATCTACCTTTATAAAGGCGGCCATTCTGTCAGTGAGAACTTTGAGCTGCCTTCAAAGCCTGAAACAGTGACAGCAGGTGATGTAACCCACAACAGTGTGACACTAAAGATTTGTCCACCAAGATTTGGATCAGAGAATGTCACCTCCTACTCTGTAGAGTACTGTGTCagtggagaggatggatggCAACAAAAACCAGCACCAAAGGCTGAAGAAGTCACAGTGAGCGGCCTGACTCCTAACACAGAGTATATGTTCAAATGCAGAGCAGTGACCTCAGTAGGTGTTGGGCCAGCCAGTGAAGTCAGCAGTCCCATTAAAACCTTACCTTGCAGCCCTCCTGGAAAACCTCAAGTTGAAACAAACTCAAGTGAGGTATCAGTTAGCTGGGAGAAACCTGCAGAGATTGGACAAGATGTTCACATTTTGAGCTACATCGTGGAGTACGCCCAAACAGACAAAGGGGTAAAAGATGAAGATGTCCGGTGGAACCACATAATGTCAGGAGCTGAGAGGGTGATCATTTCAGGGCTTCAGTCAGAGACAGAATATGCTGTTAGGGTCAGATGTGATTGTGGTGTAGCAGGCAGAAGCAAAGAAAGCATCactgtgaatgtctgtacaGCAAAACGTGAATTTGCACGCCTCGCTGAATTCCTGAAACATATCAGCAAGAGTACAAATTCTGAATCCAACTCACTTTACAAACTGCCTCTGAAAGAAGAAGATATAGACATAGATGGTTGCCGCAGATATAACTTTGGCAAAGAAAGTATGAGACAAAATCGTACCATAATGCTTCTTGGAGCAACCGGATCAGGAAAGTCCACCCTCATCAATGGAATGATCAACTATGTTGTTGGCGTGGAGTGGAAGGACAATTTCAGATTTAAATTAATTGATGAGGATCAGTCAAAATCACAAGCTGAAAGCCAGACTTCTGAAGTCACTGTGTACAAAATCAACCACCAAGAGGGGTTTAAAACCCCCTTCTCTCTGACCATTGTGGACACTCCAGGCTTTGGAGATACAAGAGGAGTCAGAAGAGACAAAGAGATCACAGAGCAAATCCGGAGGCTTTTCACCTCTGTGAATGGAGTCAGTGAGATTGATGCAGTGTGTTTTGTTACTCAGGCCTCTCTTGCACGACTGACAGCAACACAACGATATGTGTTTGACTCGGTGCTCTCCATTTTTGGCAAAGACGTGGCCGAGAACATTCAGATGCTGGTGACTTTCGCAGATGGCAAGCAGCCACCGGTTCTTGAAGCAATAAATGTCTCTGGGGTTCCATGCCCAAAAAATGACATAGGGCTTCCAGTTCACTTTAAATTCAACAACTCTGCATTGTTTGCAGACAACGGATGCATCAGTGAGAGGGCCCATGATGAGGATTCTGATGAAGATGACGACAagtttgatgaaatgttttggaACATGGGTGCCAAAAGTATGGAGAAGTTCTTCACTGCTTTGGGGAAAATGACAACCAAAAGCTTGCTAATGACCCAGGAGGTTCTGAAAGAACGCAAGCACCTTGAAACAGCTGTTGAAGGTTTGCAACCGCAAGTTAAAGCTGGATTAGCAAAGCTTGAAGAAATTaagacaacaaaagaaaaaattaaagagCATGAAACAGTCATGACTTCAAATAAAAATTTCGAGATTGAGGTGGATATCATTAAGCCAGTCAAAATACAGCTCACAAAGAAAGGAGAGTTCATTACCAACTGTCAGAAATGTTCAGTGACATGCCACTACCCATGTGCAATAGCAAATGATAATCAGAAACGTGACTGTACAGCAATGGATGGGGCAGGGATGTGCACTGTCTGTCCTGGAAAATGCATTTGGAGTGTGCATTTCAACCAGACATACAAGTGGGATTATGTTAAAGTCAAAGAGAAGCAGACACTGCAGGAGTTAAAAGAAAAGTACGAAAAAGCTACGAAAGAGAAGCTGACTATTCAAGACTTGATTGAGAGGCAAGAAGAAGAGATTGTTCGCCTTCAAGAGAGGATAGTGACCCTCATGGATCAGTCATCCCAATGTATAACTCGTCTGCAAGAGATCGCCCTCAGGCCCAATCCTCTGACCACTCCAGAGTACATTGACATGCTGATTGAAGGGGAAAAGTCAGAGGCCAAAGAGGGTTACCAGGCCCGAATTCAGTCTCTGGAGGCAATGAAGGACAGGGCAAAAATCATCTCTAAAGTAGCCAAAAGAGATACGCTTacaaaaacagaggaggaattgtctgaagaaaaacaggagaggaaagaaaagaaaagtttactGAAGAAATTTGCAAATTACTTGGGATTttag